The following proteins are co-located in the Pseudomonas antarctica genome:
- a CDS encoding heavy metal translocating P-type ATPase, translating to MTSPIPCYHCALPVPPGSRFTAVILGERRELCCPGCQAVAEAIVAGGLESYYQHRSEASANPEALPVQLVDELALYDRADVQKPFVRHDGELAETTLLMEGISCAACGWLIEKHLRSLPAVAEARLNLSNHRLQVRWADGQLPLSQLLAELRHIGYAAHPYQADRAAEQLAGENRLALRQLGVAGLLWFQAMMATMATWPEFNIDLSPELHVILRWVAMFLTTPIVFYSCAPFFKGALRDLRTRHLTMDVSVSLAIGGAYFAGIWTAITGVGELYFDAVGMFALFLLAGRYLERRARERTAAATAQLVNLLPASCLRLNADGQSERILLSELALGDRVLVHPGAVLPADGVILDGQSSIDESLLTGEYLPQPRHSGDAVTAGTLNVEGALTVEVRALGHDTRLSAIVRLLERAQAEKPRLAQIADRAAQWFLLCSLIAAVLIGLVWWELDASRAFWIVLAMLVATCPCALSLATPTALTAATGTLHKLGLLLTRGHVLEGLNQIDTVIFDKTGTLTEGRLALRAIRPLSALNSDECLSLAAALENRSEHPIARAFGRAPLAADEVLSAPGLGLEGRVGERRLRIGQPGFVCELSGCPIPDSPDEAGQWLLLGDRTGALAWFVLDDRLRSDAPALLAACKARGWRTLLLSGDSSPMVASVALELGIDEAHGGLRPDDKLQVLQQLHRDGRKVLMLGDGVNDVPVLAAADISVAMGSATDLAKTSADAVLLSNRLDALVQAFTLARRTRRVIIENLLWAGLYNGLMLPFAALGWITPIWAAIGMSLSSLTVVLNALRLTRLPSAQAKSAALVTRPLPA from the coding sequence ATGACCAGCCCAATTCCCTGCTACCACTGCGCCCTGCCCGTCCCTCCCGGTAGCCGGTTTACCGCCGTGATCCTCGGCGAACGTCGCGAACTGTGCTGCCCAGGCTGCCAGGCGGTGGCCGAAGCCATCGTGGCCGGCGGCCTGGAAAGCTATTACCAGCACCGCAGTGAAGCCTCGGCCAACCCCGAGGCGCTGCCAGTGCAGCTGGTGGACGAGTTGGCGCTGTACGACCGCGCCGATGTGCAAAAGCCTTTTGTGCGCCACGACGGCGAGCTCGCCGAAACCACGCTGCTGATGGAAGGCATCAGCTGCGCTGCCTGCGGCTGGCTGATCGAGAAACACCTGCGCAGCCTGCCCGCGGTGGCCGAGGCACGGTTGAACCTGTCCAACCATCGCCTGCAGGTGCGCTGGGCCGACGGGCAATTGCCGTTGAGCCAACTGCTCGCTGAGCTGCGCCATATCGGCTATGCCGCCCATCCTTACCAGGCTGATCGCGCTGCCGAGCAACTGGCCGGCGAAAATCGCCTGGCTTTGCGCCAACTGGGCGTGGCGGGGTTGCTGTGGTTCCAGGCGATGATGGCGACCATGGCCACCTGGCCGGAATTCAATATCGACCTGAGCCCGGAGCTGCACGTGATCCTGCGCTGGGTGGCGATGTTTCTTACTACACCCATCGTGTTCTACAGCTGTGCGCCGTTTTTCAAGGGCGCCCTGCGCGACTTGCGCACGCGCCACCTGACCATGGATGTGTCGGTATCCCTGGCGATTGGCGGCGCGTATTTCGCGGGTATCTGGACGGCCATCACCGGCGTTGGCGAGTTGTACTTCGACGCGGTGGGCATGTTCGCGCTGTTCCTGCTGGCCGGCCGCTATCTTGAGCGCCGGGCGCGGGAACGTACGGCCGCCGCCACCGCGCAATTGGTCAACCTGTTACCCGCCTCCTGCCTACGCCTCAACGCTGACGGCCAGAGCGAACGCATCCTGCTCAGTGAACTGGCGTTGGGTGACCGGGTGCTGGTGCATCCCGGCGCGGTACTGCCGGCGGACGGAGTGATTCTTGACGGCCAGTCCAGCATCGATGAATCCCTGCTCACCGGTGAGTACCTGCCACAGCCTCGGCACAGCGGTGATGCAGTCACCGCCGGCACGCTCAACGTCGAAGGCGCACTGACCGTCGAGGTCCGTGCCCTGGGCCATGACACGCGCCTGTCCGCCATCGTGCGCCTGCTGGAGCGCGCCCAGGCCGAGAAACCGCGCCTGGCACAAATCGCTGACCGTGCCGCGCAGTGGTTCCTGTTGTGTTCACTGATTGCCGCCGTATTGATCGGCCTGGTGTGGTGGGAACTGGATGCCTCGCGGGCATTTTGGATCGTGCTGGCGATGCTGGTGGCGACCTGCCCGTGCGCGCTGTCACTGGCCACACCGACCGCCCTCACCGCCGCCACCGGCACTCTGCACAAACTCGGGTTGCTGTTGACCCGTGGCCATGTGCTGGAAGGCTTGAATCAAATCGACACTGTGATTTTCGACAAGACCGGTACGCTGACCGAAGGCCGCTTGGCGTTACGCGCGATCCGCCCCTTGAGCGCACTGAACAGTGATGAATGCCTGAGCCTCGCCGCCGCCCTGGAAAACCGCTCCGAGCACCCGATTGCCCGGGCTTTCGGCCGAGCGCCGCTGGCCGCCGATGAAGTCCTCAGCGCCCCGGGGCTCGGCCTGGAGGGTCGCGTAGGCGAACGCCGGTTGCGCATCGGCCAGCCCGGTTTTGTCTGCGAATTGAGTGGCTGCCCGATTCCCGATTCGCCGGATGAGGCCGGCCAATGGCTGCTGCTGGGCGACCGTACTGGCGCCCTCGCCTGGTTCGTGCTGGACGACCGCCTGCGCAGTGACGCGCCAGCACTGCTGGCCGCGTGCAAGGCGCGGGGCTGGCGTACGCTGCTGTTGTCGGGCGACAGCTCGCCGATGGTTGCCAGTGTCGCGCTGGAGTTGGGCATCGACGAAGCCCATGGCGGCCTGCGTCCCGACGACAAGCTGCAGGTGCTGCAACAACTGCACAGGGATGGCCGCAAGGTGCTGATGCTCGGCGATGGCGTCAATGATGTGCCCGTGCTCGCCGCCGCCGATATCAGTGTGGCAATGGGCTCGGCCACGGACCTGGCTAAAACCAGCGCCGATGCTGTGCTGCTGTCCAACCGCCTCGACGCGCTGGTGCAGGCGTTTACCCTCGCGCGGCGCACACGCCGGGTAATCATCGAAAACCTGTTGTGGGCCGGGCTGTACAATGGCCTTATGCTGCCGTTTGCCGCCCTCGGCTGGATCACCCCGATCTGGGCGGCGATCGGCATGTCCCTCAGCTCGTTGACCGTGGTGCTCAACGCCTTGCGCCTGACTCGCCTGCCGAGCGCGCAGGCTAAAAGCGCCGCCTTAGTAACCCGCCCGCTGCCGGCTTGA
- the ccoS gene encoding cbb3-type cytochrome oxidase assembly protein CcoS — translation MPALYVMIPAALLLVGVAIYIFFWAVDSGQYDDLDGPAHSVLFDDQDPNHLAAVDEANGPEQPPAPKEPPHA, via the coding sequence ATGCCAGCTCTATACGTGATGATTCCGGCGGCGCTGCTGTTAGTAGGCGTAGCCATTTACATCTTCTTCTGGGCGGTGGACAGCGGCCAGTACGACGACCTCGACGGCCCGGCTCACAGCGTGCTGTTCGACGACCAGGACCCGAACCACCTGGCCGCCGTCGACGAAGCCAACGGGCCCGAGCAACCGCCCGCGCCAAAAGAACCACCCCATGCTTGA
- a CDS encoding sulfite exporter TauE/SafE family protein, with amino-acid sequence MLELAPLLVSALILGLLGGGHCLGMCGGLMGALTLAIPKEQRSRRFRLLLAYNLGRVLSYATAGLLIGLAGWAVANSPAAMFMRVLAGLLLISMGLYLAGWWSGLTRIESLGRGLWRYLQPVANRLLPVSSLPRALLLGALWGWLPCGLVYSTLLWAASQGNALDSAWLMLAFGLGTWPVLLATGLAAERVTALLRKRSVRVAGGLLVIFFGVWTLPGPHQHWLMGH; translated from the coding sequence ATGCTTGAACTGGCGCCACTGCTGGTCTCCGCGCTGATCCTCGGACTGCTCGGCGGCGGCCATTGCCTGGGCATGTGCGGCGGGCTGATGGGCGCGTTGACCCTGGCCATTCCAAAAGAGCAACGCAGCCGCCGCTTTCGCCTGCTGCTGGCGTACAACCTCGGCAGAGTGCTCAGCTATGCCACCGCCGGGTTATTGATTGGCCTGGCCGGCTGGGCGGTGGCCAACAGCCCGGCGGCGATGTTCATGCGCGTGCTTGCCGGGTTGCTGCTGATCAGCATGGGGTTATACCTGGCCGGCTGGTGGAGCGGCCTCACCCGTATCGAAAGCCTCGGGCGGGGCCTGTGGCGCTACCTGCAACCCGTCGCCAACCGTTTGCTGCCGGTGTCCAGCCTGCCCCGCGCTTTGCTGCTGGGCGCGCTATGGGGCTGGTTGCCGTGTGGGTTGGTCTACAGCACCCTGCTGTGGGCCGCGAGCCAGGGAAATGCGCTGGACAGTGCATGGCTGATGCTGGCTTTCGGGCTGGGCACCTGGCCGGTGTTGCTCGCCACCGGGCTGGCGGCCGAACGTGTCACGGCGTTGCTGCGCAAACGCAGCGTGCGCGTGGCCGGGGGGTTATTGGTGATTTTCTTCGGTGTCTGGACGCTGCCCGGTCCGCATCAGCACTGGTTGATGGGCCACTAA
- the hemN gene encoding oxygen-independent coproporphyrinogen III oxidase, translating to MLDAIRWDTDLIHRYDLAGPRYTSYPTAVQFDSQVGTFDLLHALRDSRKAVRPLSLYVHVPFCANICYYCACNKVITKDRGRAQAYLQRLEQEIQLVACHLDPKQPVEQLHFGGGTPTFLSHDELRQVMTSLRQHFNLLDDDSGDYGIEIDPREADWATMGLLRELGFNRVSIGLQDLDPEVQRAVNRLQSLEETRAVIDAARTLQFRSINVDLIYGLPKQSPLNFARTVEEVISLQPDRLSVFNYAHLPERFMPQRRINADDLPSPAEKLLMLQTTIEQLTRAGYRYIGMDHFALPDDELAVAQEEGRLQRNFQGYTTHGHCDLIGLGVSAISQIGDLYCQNSSDLNHYQNALAGAQLATSRGLVCTTDDRLRREVIQQLICNFSLGFERIEQAFNIDFRGYFDELWPQLETMAADGLIELDACGIHVLPAGRLLVRSVCMVFDAYLEHQNRQRFSRVI from the coding sequence ATGCTCGACGCCATTCGTTGGGACACAGATCTGATTCACCGTTACGACTTGGCGGGGCCGCGCTACACGTCCTACCCCACCGCCGTACAATTCGACAGCCAGGTCGGCACCTTCGACCTGCTCCACGCCCTGCGCGACAGCCGCAAGGCCGTGCGCCCGCTGTCGCTGTATGTGCATGTGCCGTTCTGCGCGAACATTTGCTACTACTGCGCCTGTAACAAGGTCATCACCAAGGACCGTGGCCGCGCCCAGGCCTATCTGCAACGACTGGAGCAGGAAATCCAGCTGGTGGCCTGCCACCTCGACCCGAAACAGCCGGTGGAGCAACTGCACTTTGGCGGCGGCACCCCGACCTTTCTCAGCCACGACGAACTGCGCCAGGTAATGACAAGCCTGCGCCAGCATTTCAATTTGCTCGATGATGACTCCGGCGACTACGGCATCGAAATCGACCCGCGTGAAGCCGACTGGGCGACCATGGGCCTGCTGCGTGAACTGGGCTTCAACCGCGTGAGCATTGGCCTGCAAGACCTCGACCCCGAGGTGCAACGGGCGGTCAACCGCCTGCAAAGTCTGGAAGAAACCCGCGCAGTGATTGATGCAGCGCGCACCCTGCAATTTCGCTCGATCAATGTCGACCTGATCTACGGCCTGCCCAAGCAGTCGCCGTTGAACTTCGCGCGCACCGTCGAAGAAGTCATCAGCCTGCAGCCGGATCGCCTGTCGGTGTTCAACTACGCGCACCTGCCGGAGCGTTTCATGCCTCAGCGGCGGATCAACGCCGACGACCTGCCCTCCCCGGCAGAAAAACTGCTGATGCTGCAAACCACTATCGAGCAGTTGACCCGGGCGGGCTATCGCTACATCGGCATGGACCACTTCGCCCTGCCGGATGACGAACTGGCCGTTGCCCAGGAAGAAGGTAGGCTGCAACGCAATTTCCAGGGCTATACCACCCACGGGCATTGCGACCTGATTGGGTTGGGCGTATCGGCAATCAGCCAGATCGGCGACTTGTACTGCCAGAACAGCAGCGACCTCAACCACTACCAGAACGCGCTGGCCGGCGCGCAGCTGGCGACCAGCCGTGGCCTGGTATGCACCACGGATGATCGATTACGGCGGGAGGTGATTCAGCAGTTGATCTGCAATTTCAGCCTGGGGTTCGAGCGGATCGAACAGGCTTTCAACATCGATTTTCGAGGTTATTTCGACGAGCTATGGCCGCAACTGGAGACGATGGCCGCAGACGGCCTGATTGAACTGGACGCCTGTGGCATTCACGTACTGCCCGCCGGGCGATTGTTGGTGCGCTCGGTGTGCATGGTGTTCGATGCCTACCTGGAGCACCAGAACAGGCAACGATTCTCGCGGGTGATCTGA